Proteins encoded within one genomic window of Setaria italica strain Yugu1 chromosome IV, Setaria_italica_v2.0, whole genome shotgun sequence:
- the LOC101784984 gene encoding uncharacterized protein LOC101784984 isoform X2 — protein sequence MLCVRAEDALAAAAAAAAASDKMRSVTLGGSIQRAVRRMAGGGGGRKSGGSARAASGDATASCSGDDTSTGSGKREGARRCSMRQYRSQLEQEVKKLQRQLQEEVDLHLALADAITYNAALILKSSIKLPDKAHELLISIASLEIAITKLEEDLNHLHYQLCHARNERLLAENNPGCLLPIPSDCQPSTACNFTEEEHVSMLRDLGFSDYHSVEEDVSTEPEDKQDGEKDTEDRERVSLNRLLEKHQDVSLTGLLEHRNEEMQEACSIEKESKEDQKIDALPFSQSNLKKNSMRENVWNNPNQLSEEMVRSMKDIFLHLSASSKISPEATFANSSSSAERLSGSTLTSLSDSSVIASVLRSPSVDLHHDDGITDEVRNFDPYNVNGKEARRDIGSYCSVAEVSWMYIGNEQLEYASGALKKFRFLVEQLSKVDPTCMDCDERLAFWINLYNALIMHAYLAYGVPENDIKLFTLMQKACYTVGGQSVSAAEIEFVILKMKTPVHRPQLSLMLALHKFKTSEKLKRYSIDNTEPLILFALCCGMFSSPAVRIFSAANIRQELQESIRDYIRASVGINYKGELIVPKLLQSYAKGIVEDSLLADWICRHLTLEQVAAIQDTSSSHKQRLLGVRSFSVIPFDSRFRYLFLSDNIRCQK from the exons ACAAGATGCGCTCCGTGACCCT GGGGGGCTCGATCCAGAGGGCGGTGCGGAGgatggccggcggtggtggcgggaggAAGTCCGGCGGTtcggcgcgcgcggcgagcggcgacgcgaCGGCGAGCTGCTCTGGG GATGATACCAGCACTGGCAGTGGCAAGAGGGAAGGGGCGAGAAGGTGCAGCATGCGGCAGTACCGGTCTCAGCTGGAGCAGGAA GTTAAGAAATTGCAAAGGCAACTTCAAGAAGAGGTTGACTTGCATCTGGCATTGGCAGATGCCATTACTTATAACGCCGCACTGATACTAAAGTCTTCTATAAAGCTTCCAGACAAG GCACATGAGCTATTAATTAGCATAGCCTCTTTGGAGATCGCTATCACAAAGCTTGAAGAGGATCTAAATCACCTGCATTACCAGTTATGTCACGCAAGGAATGAAAGGCTACTTGCAGAGAATAACCCAGGATGCTTGCTACCTATACCATCAGATTGCCAACCCTCCACAGCTTGCAATTTCACAGAGGAAGAA CACGTATCAATGTTAAGAGATTTGGGATTCAGTGATTATCACTCAGTGGAAGAAGATGTTTCTACTGAACCTGAAGATAAACAGGATGGTGAAAAAGACACTGAAGATAGAGAGCGGGTATCTCTAAATAGGCTGCTAGAAAAGCACCAAGATGTTTCTTTAACTGGACTGTTGGAACACCGTAATGAAGAG ATGCAAGAGGCATGCTCTATtgaaaaagaaagcaaagaagATCAGAAGATAGATGCACTACCATTTAGCCAATCCAATTTGAAGAAAAACAGCATGAGAGAAAATGTATGGAATAATCCAAATCAGCTATCTGAAGAGATGGTGCGCTCCATGAAAGATATCTTCCTTCATTTATCTGCATCTTCCAAGATATCACCAGAGGCGACTTTTGCtaattcatcttcatcagcaGAACGTCTATCTGGTTCAACATTGACGTCTTTGTCGGATTCATCTGTAATAGCCTCAGTGTTGCGCAGTCCTTCAGTTGACTTGCACCACGATGATGGTATTACTGATGAAGTTAGAAACTTCGACCCATACAACGTTAATGGAAAGGAAGCCCGGAGAGACATTGGAAGCTATTGTTCAGTAGCTGAAGTGTCTTGGATGTATATTGGCAATGAACAACTTGAATATGCATCTGGAGCTCTGAAAAAGTTCAG ATTTCTTGTGGAGCAACTATCCAAGGTTGACCCAACTTGTATGGACTGTGATGAACGATTAGCATTTTGGATTAACCTGTACAATGCACTGATAATGCAT GCATATTTGGCATATGGTGTACCTGAAAATGACATCAAGCTTTTCACACTGATGCAGAAG GCCTGTTACACAGTCGGTGGGCAGTCTGTCAGTGCAGCTGAAATAGAGTTTGTGATTCTGAAGATGAAAACTCCAGTGCATCGACCACAACTA TCCTTGATGTTGGCCCTTCACAAATTTAAAACTTCAGAGAAGCTCAAAAGATATTCAATCGATAATACTGAACCCCTTATACTCTTTGCACTCTGTTGTGGGATGTTCTCTTCACCTGCG GTACGTATTTTCTCTGCTGCGAATATTCGACAGGAGCTTCAAGAATCAATAAGAGACTACATCCGAGCATCAGTTGGTATAAATTACAAAGGAGAGCTTATAGTCCCAAAGCTACTGCAGAGCTATGCCAAAGGCATTGTAGAGGACTCTCTGCTTGCCGATTGGATCTGTCGTCATCTAACACTAGAACAAGTCGCTGCAATCCAAGATACTTCATCTTCACACAAGCAGCGCCTCCTTGGAGTGCGCAGTTTTAGCGTTATCCCATTCGATTCAAGATTCCGGTACCTATTCTTGTCCGATAACATTAGATGCCAGAAATGA
- the LOC101784984 gene encoding uncharacterized protein LOC101784984 isoform X3, which produces MSLSPSLFAYFFAALVACSAGAMGHGWFPPCLGCILRLCSNGVLVSWFQDCFRWCLNPDGSSDLVFVFPLQDDTSTGSGKREGARRCSMRQYRSQLEQEVKKLQRQLQEEVDLHLALADAITYNAALILKSSIKLPDKAHELLISIASLEIAITKLEEDLNHLHYQLCHARNERLLAENNPGCLLPIPSDCQPSTACNFTEEEHVSMLRDLGFSDYHSVEEDVSTEPEDKQDGEKDTEDRERVSLNRLLEKHQDVSLTGLLEHRNEEMQEACSIEKESKEDQKIDALPFSQSNLKKNSMRENVWNNPNQLSEEMVRSMKDIFLHLSASSKISPEATFANSSSSAERLSGSTLTSLSDSSVIASVLRSPSVDLHHDDGITDEVRNFDPYNVNGKEARRDIGSYCSVAEVSWMYIGNEQLEYASGALKKFRFLVEQLSKVDPTCMDCDERLAFWINLYNALIMHKACYTVGGQSVSAAEIEFVILKMKTPVHRPQLSLMLALHKFKTSEKLKRYSIDNTEPLILFALCCGMFSSPAVRIFSAANIRQELQESIRDYIRASVGINYKGELIVPKLLQSYAKGIVEDSLLADWICRHLTLEQVAAIQDTSSSHKQRLLGVRSFSVIPFDSRFRYLFLSDNIRCQK; this is translated from the exons ATGTCACTTTCCCCTTCTCTATTTGCCTACTTCTTCGCTGCCCTTGTCGCATGCAGTGCAGGGGCAATGGGGCATGGATGGTTTCCCCCCTGTCTCGGCTGTATCCTTAGGCTATGCTCCAATGGCGTGCTTGTTTCTTGGTTCCAAGACTGTTTCAGGTGGTGTCTGAACCCTGATGGCAGCTCTGATCTGGTGTTTGTGTTCCCTTTGCAGGATGATACCAGCACTGGCAGTGGCAAGAGGGAAGGGGCGAGAAGGTGCAGCATGCGGCAGTACCGGTCTCAGCTGGAGCAGGAA GTTAAGAAATTGCAAAGGCAACTTCAAGAAGAGGTTGACTTGCATCTGGCATTGGCAGATGCCATTACTTATAACGCCGCACTGATACTAAAGTCTTCTATAAAGCTTCCAGACAAG GCACATGAGCTATTAATTAGCATAGCCTCTTTGGAGATCGCTATCACAAAGCTTGAAGAGGATCTAAATCACCTGCATTACCAGTTATGTCACGCAAGGAATGAAAGGCTACTTGCAGAGAATAACCCAGGATGCTTGCTACCTATACCATCAGATTGCCAACCCTCCACAGCTTGCAATTTCACAGAGGAAGAA CACGTATCAATGTTAAGAGATTTGGGATTCAGTGATTATCACTCAGTGGAAGAAGATGTTTCTACTGAACCTGAAGATAAACAGGATGGTGAAAAAGACACTGAAGATAGAGAGCGGGTATCTCTAAATAGGCTGCTAGAAAAGCACCAAGATGTTTCTTTAACTGGACTGTTGGAACACCGTAATGAAGAG ATGCAAGAGGCATGCTCTATtgaaaaagaaagcaaagaagATCAGAAGATAGATGCACTACCATTTAGCCAATCCAATTTGAAGAAAAACAGCATGAGAGAAAATGTATGGAATAATCCAAATCAGCTATCTGAAGAGATGGTGCGCTCCATGAAAGATATCTTCCTTCATTTATCTGCATCTTCCAAGATATCACCAGAGGCGACTTTTGCtaattcatcttcatcagcaGAACGTCTATCTGGTTCAACATTGACGTCTTTGTCGGATTCATCTGTAATAGCCTCAGTGTTGCGCAGTCCTTCAGTTGACTTGCACCACGATGATGGTATTACTGATGAAGTTAGAAACTTCGACCCATACAACGTTAATGGAAAGGAAGCCCGGAGAGACATTGGAAGCTATTGTTCAGTAGCTGAAGTGTCTTGGATGTATATTGGCAATGAACAACTTGAATATGCATCTGGAGCTCTGAAAAAGTTCAG ATTTCTTGTGGAGCAACTATCCAAGGTTGACCCAACTTGTATGGACTGTGATGAACGATTAGCATTTTGGATTAACCTGTACAATGCACTGATAATGCAT AAG GCCTGTTACACAGTCGGTGGGCAGTCTGTCAGTGCAGCTGAAATAGAGTTTGTGATTCTGAAGATGAAAACTCCAGTGCATCGACCACAACTA TCCTTGATGTTGGCCCTTCACAAATTTAAAACTTCAGAGAAGCTCAAAAGATATTCAATCGATAATACTGAACCCCTTATACTCTTTGCACTCTGTTGTGGGATGTTCTCTTCACCTGCG GTACGTATTTTCTCTGCTGCGAATATTCGACAGGAGCTTCAAGAATCAATAAGAGACTACATCCGAGCATCAGTTGGTATAAATTACAAAGGAGAGCTTATAGTCCCAAAGCTACTGCAGAGCTATGCCAAAGGCATTGTAGAGGACTCTCTGCTTGCCGATTGGATCTGTCGTCATCTAACACTAGAACAAGTCGCTGCAATCCAAGATACTTCATCTTCACACAAGCAGCGCCTCCTTGGAGTGCGCAGTTTTAGCGTTATCCCATTCGATTCAAGATTCCGGTACCTATTCTTGTCCGATAACATTAGATGCCAGAAATGA
- the LOC101784984 gene encoding uncharacterized protein LOC101784984 isoform X1, whose translation MSLSPSLFAYFFAALVACSAGAMGHGWFPPCLGCILRLCSNGVLVSWFQDCFRWCLNPDGSSDLVFVFPLQDDTSTGSGKREGARRCSMRQYRSQLEQEVKKLQRQLQEEVDLHLALADAITYNAALILKSSIKLPDKAHELLISIASLEIAITKLEEDLNHLHYQLCHARNERLLAENNPGCLLPIPSDCQPSTACNFTEEEHVSMLRDLGFSDYHSVEEDVSTEPEDKQDGEKDTEDRERVSLNRLLEKHQDVSLTGLLEHRNEEMQEACSIEKESKEDQKIDALPFSQSNLKKNSMRENVWNNPNQLSEEMVRSMKDIFLHLSASSKISPEATFANSSSSAERLSGSTLTSLSDSSVIASVLRSPSVDLHHDDGITDEVRNFDPYNVNGKEARRDIGSYCSVAEVSWMYIGNEQLEYASGALKKFRFLVEQLSKVDPTCMDCDERLAFWINLYNALIMHAYLAYGVPENDIKLFTLMQKACYTVGGQSVSAAEIEFVILKMKTPVHRPQLSLMLALHKFKTSEKLKRYSIDNTEPLILFALCCGMFSSPAVRIFSAANIRQELQESIRDYIRASVGINYKGELIVPKLLQSYAKGIVEDSLLADWICRHLTLEQVAAIQDTSSSHKQRLLGVRSFSVIPFDSRFRYLFLSDNIRCQK comes from the exons ATGTCACTTTCCCCTTCTCTATTTGCCTACTTCTTCGCTGCCCTTGTCGCATGCAGTGCAGGGGCAATGGGGCATGGATGGTTTCCCCCCTGTCTCGGCTGTATCCTTAGGCTATGCTCCAATGGCGTGCTTGTTTCTTGGTTCCAAGACTGTTTCAGGTGGTGTCTGAACCCTGATGGCAGCTCTGATCTGGTGTTTGTGTTCCCTTTGCAGGATGATACCAGCACTGGCAGTGGCAAGAGGGAAGGGGCGAGAAGGTGCAGCATGCGGCAGTACCGGTCTCAGCTGGAGCAGGAA GTTAAGAAATTGCAAAGGCAACTTCAAGAAGAGGTTGACTTGCATCTGGCATTGGCAGATGCCATTACTTATAACGCCGCACTGATACTAAAGTCTTCTATAAAGCTTCCAGACAAG GCACATGAGCTATTAATTAGCATAGCCTCTTTGGAGATCGCTATCACAAAGCTTGAAGAGGATCTAAATCACCTGCATTACCAGTTATGTCACGCAAGGAATGAAAGGCTACTTGCAGAGAATAACCCAGGATGCTTGCTACCTATACCATCAGATTGCCAACCCTCCACAGCTTGCAATTTCACAGAGGAAGAA CACGTATCAATGTTAAGAGATTTGGGATTCAGTGATTATCACTCAGTGGAAGAAGATGTTTCTACTGAACCTGAAGATAAACAGGATGGTGAAAAAGACACTGAAGATAGAGAGCGGGTATCTCTAAATAGGCTGCTAGAAAAGCACCAAGATGTTTCTTTAACTGGACTGTTGGAACACCGTAATGAAGAG ATGCAAGAGGCATGCTCTATtgaaaaagaaagcaaagaagATCAGAAGATAGATGCACTACCATTTAGCCAATCCAATTTGAAGAAAAACAGCATGAGAGAAAATGTATGGAATAATCCAAATCAGCTATCTGAAGAGATGGTGCGCTCCATGAAAGATATCTTCCTTCATTTATCTGCATCTTCCAAGATATCACCAGAGGCGACTTTTGCtaattcatcttcatcagcaGAACGTCTATCTGGTTCAACATTGACGTCTTTGTCGGATTCATCTGTAATAGCCTCAGTGTTGCGCAGTCCTTCAGTTGACTTGCACCACGATGATGGTATTACTGATGAAGTTAGAAACTTCGACCCATACAACGTTAATGGAAAGGAAGCCCGGAGAGACATTGGAAGCTATTGTTCAGTAGCTGAAGTGTCTTGGATGTATATTGGCAATGAACAACTTGAATATGCATCTGGAGCTCTGAAAAAGTTCAG ATTTCTTGTGGAGCAACTATCCAAGGTTGACCCAACTTGTATGGACTGTGATGAACGATTAGCATTTTGGATTAACCTGTACAATGCACTGATAATGCAT GCATATTTGGCATATGGTGTACCTGAAAATGACATCAAGCTTTTCACACTGATGCAGAAG GCCTGTTACACAGTCGGTGGGCAGTCTGTCAGTGCAGCTGAAATAGAGTTTGTGATTCTGAAGATGAAAACTCCAGTGCATCGACCACAACTA TCCTTGATGTTGGCCCTTCACAAATTTAAAACTTCAGAGAAGCTCAAAAGATATTCAATCGATAATACTGAACCCCTTATACTCTTTGCACTCTGTTGTGGGATGTTCTCTTCACCTGCG GTACGTATTTTCTCTGCTGCGAATATTCGACAGGAGCTTCAAGAATCAATAAGAGACTACATCCGAGCATCAGTTGGTATAAATTACAAAGGAGAGCTTATAGTCCCAAAGCTACTGCAGAGCTATGCCAAAGGCATTGTAGAGGACTCTCTGCTTGCCGATTGGATCTGTCGTCATCTAACACTAGAACAAGTCGCTGCAATCCAAGATACTTCATCTTCACACAAGCAGCGCCTCCTTGGAGTGCGCAGTTTTAGCGTTATCCCATTCGATTCAAGATTCCGGTACCTATTCTTGTCCGATAACATTAGATGCCAGAAATGA
- the LOC101784984 gene encoding uncharacterized protein LOC101784984 isoform X4, giving the protein MAALIWCLCSLCRMIPALAVARGKGREGAACGSTGLSWSRNPDIPVQVKKLQRQLQEEVDLHLALADAITYNAALILKSSIKLPDKAHELLISIASLEIAITKLEEDLNHLHYQLCHARNERLLAENNPGCLLPIPSDCQPSTACNFTEEEHVSMLRDLGFSDYHSVEEDVSTEPEDKQDGEKDTEDRERVSLNRLLEKHQDVSLTGLLEHRNEEMQEACSIEKESKEDQKIDALPFSQSNLKKNSMRENVWNNPNQLSEEMVRSMKDIFLHLSASSKISPEATFANSSSSAERLSGSTLTSLSDSSVIASVLRSPSVDLHHDDGITDEVRNFDPYNVNGKEARRDIGSYCSVAEVSWMYIGNEQLEYASGALKKFRFLVEQLSKVDPTCMDCDERLAFWINLYNALIMHAYLAYGVPENDIKLFTLMQKACYTVGGQSVSAAEIEFVILKMKTPVHRPQLSLMLALHKFKTSEKLKRYSIDNTEPLILFALCCGMFSSPAVRIFSAANIRQELQESIRDYIRASVGINYKGELIVPKLLQSYAKGIVEDSLLADWICRHLTLEQVAAIQDTSSSHKQRLLGVRSFSVIPFDSRFRYLFLSDNIRCQK; this is encoded by the exons ATGGCAGCTCTGATCTGGTGTTTGTGTTCCCTTTGCAGGATGATACCAGCACTGGCAGTGGCAAGAGGGAAGGGGCGAGAAGGTGCAGCATGCGGCAGTACCGGTCTCAGCTGGAGCAGGAA TCCTGACATACCTGTACAGGTTAAGAAATTGCAAAGGCAACTTCAAGAAGAGGTTGACTTGCATCTGGCATTGGCAGATGCCATTACTTATAACGCCGCACTGATACTAAAGTCTTCTATAAAGCTTCCAGACAAG GCACATGAGCTATTAATTAGCATAGCCTCTTTGGAGATCGCTATCACAAAGCTTGAAGAGGATCTAAATCACCTGCATTACCAGTTATGTCACGCAAGGAATGAAAGGCTACTTGCAGAGAATAACCCAGGATGCTTGCTACCTATACCATCAGATTGCCAACCCTCCACAGCTTGCAATTTCACAGAGGAAGAA CACGTATCAATGTTAAGAGATTTGGGATTCAGTGATTATCACTCAGTGGAAGAAGATGTTTCTACTGAACCTGAAGATAAACAGGATGGTGAAAAAGACACTGAAGATAGAGAGCGGGTATCTCTAAATAGGCTGCTAGAAAAGCACCAAGATGTTTCTTTAACTGGACTGTTGGAACACCGTAATGAAGAG ATGCAAGAGGCATGCTCTATtgaaaaagaaagcaaagaagATCAGAAGATAGATGCACTACCATTTAGCCAATCCAATTTGAAGAAAAACAGCATGAGAGAAAATGTATGGAATAATCCAAATCAGCTATCTGAAGAGATGGTGCGCTCCATGAAAGATATCTTCCTTCATTTATCTGCATCTTCCAAGATATCACCAGAGGCGACTTTTGCtaattcatcttcatcagcaGAACGTCTATCTGGTTCAACATTGACGTCTTTGTCGGATTCATCTGTAATAGCCTCAGTGTTGCGCAGTCCTTCAGTTGACTTGCACCACGATGATGGTATTACTGATGAAGTTAGAAACTTCGACCCATACAACGTTAATGGAAAGGAAGCCCGGAGAGACATTGGAAGCTATTGTTCAGTAGCTGAAGTGTCTTGGATGTATATTGGCAATGAACAACTTGAATATGCATCTGGAGCTCTGAAAAAGTTCAG ATTTCTTGTGGAGCAACTATCCAAGGTTGACCCAACTTGTATGGACTGTGATGAACGATTAGCATTTTGGATTAACCTGTACAATGCACTGATAATGCAT GCATATTTGGCATATGGTGTACCTGAAAATGACATCAAGCTTTTCACACTGATGCAGAAG GCCTGTTACACAGTCGGTGGGCAGTCTGTCAGTGCAGCTGAAATAGAGTTTGTGATTCTGAAGATGAAAACTCCAGTGCATCGACCACAACTA TCCTTGATGTTGGCCCTTCACAAATTTAAAACTTCAGAGAAGCTCAAAAGATATTCAATCGATAATACTGAACCCCTTATACTCTTTGCACTCTGTTGTGGGATGTTCTCTTCACCTGCG GTACGTATTTTCTCTGCTGCGAATATTCGACAGGAGCTTCAAGAATCAATAAGAGACTACATCCGAGCATCAGTTGGTATAAATTACAAAGGAGAGCTTATAGTCCCAAAGCTACTGCAGAGCTATGCCAAAGGCATTGTAGAGGACTCTCTGCTTGCCGATTGGATCTGTCGTCATCTAACACTAGAACAAGTCGCTGCAATCCAAGATACTTCATCTTCACACAAGCAGCGCCTCCTTGGAGTGCGCAGTTTTAGCGTTATCCCATTCGATTCAAGATTCCGGTACCTATTCTTGTCCGATAACATTAGATGCCAGAAATGA
- the LOC101784984 gene encoding uncharacterized protein LOC101784984 isoform X5 — MIPALAVARGKGREGAACGSTGLSWSRNPDIPVQVKKLQRQLQEEVDLHLALADAITYNAALILKSSIKLPDKAHELLISIASLEIAITKLEEDLNHLHYQLCHARNERLLAENNPGCLLPIPSDCQPSTACNFTEEEHVSMLRDLGFSDYHSVEEDVSTEPEDKQDGEKDTEDRERVSLNRLLEKHQDVSLTGLLEHRNEEMQEACSIEKESKEDQKIDALPFSQSNLKKNSMRENVWNNPNQLSEEMVRSMKDIFLHLSASSKISPEATFANSSSSAERLSGSTLTSLSDSSVIASVLRSPSVDLHHDDGITDEVRNFDPYNVNGKEARRDIGSYCSVAEVSWMYIGNEQLEYASGALKKFRFLVEQLSKVDPTCMDCDERLAFWINLYNALIMHAYLAYGVPENDIKLFTLMQKACYTVGGQSVSAAEIEFVILKMKTPVHRPQLSLMLALHKFKTSEKLKRYSIDNTEPLILFALCCGMFSSPAVRIFSAANIRQELQESIRDYIRASVGINYKGELIVPKLLQSYAKGIVEDSLLADWICRHLTLEQVAAIQDTSSSHKQRLLGVRSFSVIPFDSRFRYLFLSDNIRCQK, encoded by the exons ATGATACCAGCACTGGCAGTGGCAAGAGGGAAGGGGCGAGAAGGTGCAGCATGCGGCAGTACCGGTCTCAGCTGGAGCAGGAA TCCTGACATACCTGTACAGGTTAAGAAATTGCAAAGGCAACTTCAAGAAGAGGTTGACTTGCATCTGGCATTGGCAGATGCCATTACTTATAACGCCGCACTGATACTAAAGTCTTCTATAAAGCTTCCAGACAAG GCACATGAGCTATTAATTAGCATAGCCTCTTTGGAGATCGCTATCACAAAGCTTGAAGAGGATCTAAATCACCTGCATTACCAGTTATGTCACGCAAGGAATGAAAGGCTACTTGCAGAGAATAACCCAGGATGCTTGCTACCTATACCATCAGATTGCCAACCCTCCACAGCTTGCAATTTCACAGAGGAAGAA CACGTATCAATGTTAAGAGATTTGGGATTCAGTGATTATCACTCAGTGGAAGAAGATGTTTCTACTGAACCTGAAGATAAACAGGATGGTGAAAAAGACACTGAAGATAGAGAGCGGGTATCTCTAAATAGGCTGCTAGAAAAGCACCAAGATGTTTCTTTAACTGGACTGTTGGAACACCGTAATGAAGAG ATGCAAGAGGCATGCTCTATtgaaaaagaaagcaaagaagATCAGAAGATAGATGCACTACCATTTAGCCAATCCAATTTGAAGAAAAACAGCATGAGAGAAAATGTATGGAATAATCCAAATCAGCTATCTGAAGAGATGGTGCGCTCCATGAAAGATATCTTCCTTCATTTATCTGCATCTTCCAAGATATCACCAGAGGCGACTTTTGCtaattcatcttcatcagcaGAACGTCTATCTGGTTCAACATTGACGTCTTTGTCGGATTCATCTGTAATAGCCTCAGTGTTGCGCAGTCCTTCAGTTGACTTGCACCACGATGATGGTATTACTGATGAAGTTAGAAACTTCGACCCATACAACGTTAATGGAAAGGAAGCCCGGAGAGACATTGGAAGCTATTGTTCAGTAGCTGAAGTGTCTTGGATGTATATTGGCAATGAACAACTTGAATATGCATCTGGAGCTCTGAAAAAGTTCAG ATTTCTTGTGGAGCAACTATCCAAGGTTGACCCAACTTGTATGGACTGTGATGAACGATTAGCATTTTGGATTAACCTGTACAATGCACTGATAATGCAT GCATATTTGGCATATGGTGTACCTGAAAATGACATCAAGCTTTTCACACTGATGCAGAAG GCCTGTTACACAGTCGGTGGGCAGTCTGTCAGTGCAGCTGAAATAGAGTTTGTGATTCTGAAGATGAAAACTCCAGTGCATCGACCACAACTA TCCTTGATGTTGGCCCTTCACAAATTTAAAACTTCAGAGAAGCTCAAAAGATATTCAATCGATAATACTGAACCCCTTATACTCTTTGCACTCTGTTGTGGGATGTTCTCTTCACCTGCG GTACGTATTTTCTCTGCTGCGAATATTCGACAGGAGCTTCAAGAATCAATAAGAGACTACATCCGAGCATCAGTTGGTATAAATTACAAAGGAGAGCTTATAGTCCCAAAGCTACTGCAGAGCTATGCCAAAGGCATTGTAGAGGACTCTCTGCTTGCCGATTGGATCTGTCGTCATCTAACACTAGAACAAGTCGCTGCAATCCAAGATACTTCATCTTCACACAAGCAGCGCCTCCTTGGAGTGCGCAGTTTTAGCGTTATCCCATTCGATTCAAGATTCCGGTACCTATTCTTGTCCGATAACATTAGATGCCAGAAATGA